The following DNA comes from Poecilia reticulata strain Guanapo linkage group LG16, Guppy_female_1.0+MT, whole genome shotgun sequence.
ATTTAACTATAATTtctaggctttttttttctttctttttttcaaatacgGTGGGCAGTTCATTATGTGCAATATTTTGCATCGTAGGTGGTACTCTGTATTTCAGTTTGGCTCCCAGATAAGCTGAGGCGATGTCAAGAAAGCACTGCAAGATTGGTCAAACACATTTCTCTCCCTGTAGACGGAACATCAAAGGAGTTTGCAAGTCATGAATAAAAGCCCTTGGGCTTTTGCTCTTGAAGGAAGCACATGCTGCGGGTCTTCTATCCTCAATCAGTGGCAGTTGAAAACCGTCAGCAAACAGTTTTAGCTATTTGTTTACTTGAAGCAAAAAATAGTTTATGTCGAAGATAATGTTGTAACTGCATAAGATTCAATCTGCTGTTAGTTTGACTGAAGGCTTCTTGTACAACTCTTTTTATTCTAACGGATTGTCCCTGCAGAAACATCCCATTTTAAagggcagagagagagggggggaaaaaaaaggaaaaaagaaaactcaaggGAATAAACGACCCAAATGTTATTCAGTTTTCATAAGCCCGGTCTAAGAAAAGCACGCACTTAATAGAACAAAAATCATATAGTCACACTGGCTGAATATCAGTTGCTGGTCCCAGCATTTCACAGTTAGCTGTGGTAATATGTTAgattggtgtttttatttacctaaaaaCCTTACAAATACATCGAGTCACATCCCCAAGCTTCAGACTGGGGCTTATTAGCATATAAATGAAAAGAAGTTCAAGATTTACATTCTTTCTGCCAATTTGGTGGGATGGACAATTAATTTCAACAATTAACCTGGGAGCTCCtggttttgtttcattattagGTCTTTGTTCTTCATAAATGAATTTTAAAGTGTATTATTATATACTGTCTGCTCAGATTAATCCAAATTCAGCGAAATTGAAGACAGTGCTTCACTGCAGATGAACAATGGCCTAACTGAAAAAGCAGTCTTGGAGTTTTCGAAGGTAAAGAGCTGAGATGTTCTGCGTTGGCTTCCTTATTAATCAGATCTGACCAAGTGGAAATTGACTTTCTGAAGGCAACGATCGCGCACAGAAAGACTCACTAACACTTAATTAAAGGCAGTCGACGTTGGTGGAAGCTTGCAAAGCAAATTTCAGCGTTCCTTCGCAATCTGGAATTTACATGCCATGCAGCCCTTTGAAAGCAGAGAACAGTATTTGCTCTTCCAGACTTTATTTcaaagccatccatccatccaattttcatgtttaaaacctgatcattttacaactttattctgaaaaaaatcgACTTAAATGAACGTAAAAAATGTGTCTGGAAACGTGGacttttgttattaaaaatgtatcgGAACCCTGAAGTTGCTGTTAAACTTTCACCATGAAGTGCTTCAGTTTCTCTTCTGGTCTGATGTCCTTACTCCAGTGTTGAAAGAGGAATTAAATGTGTTGACTTGAAGTTAATTAAAGCATGAAGCCCAAACTATGTGGCTGCACTGGGCTGAAAAGCTGCTCTATATGTGCTGGTTGGCTGTCACTTCTCCTTTTCTTTGTGAATGGAAATATAGTAGAGATTGGGttcaaaaattgatttttatgtatattttttaaccCTGATCTCCAAAACTAATTATTAATGTAATATACTCATAGTTAAGGAAGAGGtataatgtttgaaattttaaatgtttgtagcgaaaaaaacagtttatgcTAAGATTTGTTCAGATGCATATCGCCGTTAGTTGGGTTATCTTGTAAAATGGTACTAATCACTGTGGACCGATTAGTACCATAGTGATTAGTGTGGTACTAATTTTTATGCATAAGTTTTAACAAGGAATCTGTAAAACcacttttgcctttttctcttgtttctttatgttctcaatgaaacacagacaggaagGAAGTGCTGCTTCTGTAAGTTAATTTGATAATACTCTACAGTTTTGAGAATTTCAGCAacttgattatttattttttatttttttgttgtgcattcTTTTCCCTATAGGTGAAGGTGGAGGGTCTATCCACGTCAGCTCTGATTAAAAGCTTGTCTCCCCGAGTCATGCTGTCCAATCATCTTTTACCAAAAGGGACCATGAGGGTCAACCTGGAAGATCAGGGTCGTCAGAAAGTGTCCTTCAGCTTCTCGCAGACAAAAAAGCCGCTGCAGAGTTCATTCTTCATATCTGCCAATTCTGATACGACTGTCACTGACCCTCACAATGCCTCATCTCAGTCTATCTTGGACAAAGTGGGAAAGAATACGGAAAGCAAAACGGAGCAAAAGCAGGCAGCCTTGGCGCCGTCATCTACACCGGAGAAACGTTCTCAAACGTCGGCCTCGCCCTCAACTCGACTCCAAAAAAACTTAGGAAAGATGCATTTTAAGAAGCAAATTATTAGCGTTTCTGTTACTGAAGAGAGTCCGAAGGCTGATACGTCTGAGGAGGTGCACGTCTCTGAATCAGAGGTCAACTCTCAGAGTGACACTGAAGCTCCAGCTCCCCCGCCTGAGAACGTCATTAATGACGGCTCCCCTAAATATGTAGCCACTGAATCCTCTGAGACAAAAGAAGATTCTAACCTCAAGAAATCACCTTCCTCGTCCGGAAAAGATGGCGAAAGTTCCAGTTGTACTGATCGGGATTCTAATGTGTACAAAAGGAAAACCAGGTCACAGTCAGACAATGCTCCTCCTTGCTCTGAATCTGACGGTGACTTGACCCACGCGTCTTCCAGCCGCAAATCAGAAgattcaaaaagcaaaacaagctcTGACAGCCGGGTCAAAGAGGCAAAAAGGTCTTCCTCTAATTCACATGCGggggaaaaggagaaaaattcCTCCAAGCGCACAGAGACTCAAGAACGGTCTTCTAGTTACTCCAAGTCTGATCGTGATTCTAGGATGCCTTCCTCTCGCTCGTCTCGCTCGGACAAGGACCGCAGGAGATCCAGGACTAGATCACGTTCTAGATCAAGAGGCTCTCGGACAAGTTCGTCTCACTCCAGATCCGAGAGGTCCAGGTGTGACAGAGGTTCTCGCTCGGAGAGATCGTACTATCACGAATCTGATCGGCGGTCCCACAGGAGTTCTCCACGCAGGGAGAAAAGACGTTCCCGCTCTCGGACTGAAAGAACTCGGTACAGTTCTGACTCTGAGGACGACCACAGAAAAACGAGGACGAGGACGTCCGGGTCCAGCAGGTCATCTAATTATTCTAGCTCACATAAAGCATCACAGTCATCTTCCTACTCGAGGTCAGAGAAGTCTTCAAAATCTTTAGAGTCTCCTCACCCCTCAGAGACTGACAAAAGGACACAGTCATCAAAGTCTGAAAGGACTTCAAAGCGTTCCTCAGACTCAGATTCCCAACATAGGTGCTCTCCTGATTTGGACTCCAGTTCCCGCAAATTTAGCAGTCATCACAGGTCTGACACCAGTACCAAATCATCTTCTTCTAGTACACATAGCAAGTCCCAATCACAtgacaagaacagaaaaaacagCTCCGGTGATTCAGAGGgagaacacaaaacaaaacctcagTCTTCTGAAGTAAATACAAGTTTGTTGGAGAACAGTAAAGACTCTCAAGAGAAAACAAGTAGACCAGGATCAAAGCAAGTAACTCCCTCTAGGTCCTCCATAAAATCCCCTAGACATCACAGTCAGTCAGATGACATGTTTTATAGTCCTGCCAAAGCGCCATCATGTGAAACCACGGCAGAATGTAGTCctcagacagaaagagaaaagtcAGATTCAGAACCAGGTGAGGATGCACAGGGCGGTCAGGGTGATACGGAGATGGTTTTATCTACTGAAAAGACTTTGCAAGAATGTTTAGGAAAGACGGAGCAAGTAAAACCAGTACTTGAACTAGAACCTGAAAATGCCTCAGCTACAACCTCGATCGAGAACCTAAAGCTTGTCGACGTCACTCTGGAAAACGTGTGCAATGTGAAGGCCAGCGAGTCGGAGTTGAACTTAACTCCAACTGTTTTAAATTCAGTTGAAAGCGAAAATAGTGTTATCGGCAAAGTGCCAAAACCCTCTCTTGATGCTACAGAAACAAATGATGAGATCCAGCAAAACACTAATTTGGAGATTGTTGAACCAAATGACGTTTTGGCAGCCGAAAATCAATATGACccacaaaaatctgatttgccCTGTCTAGAAGCTGAAAGTCAGCTTTCGGAAGGACAACAAAGTAAAGATGCCGCCAAAAAGAGTACCTGCACTACCAGAAAGTCTCGCTGGGATATTGTCGGGCAAGACTCATGTGAAAATGATAATTCAAACAGGGCTGTTTGTGCAGAAAGCAATCTCAGCCCTAAAAAAGTGGTATCCGTCAAAAGAATTGAATTCTCTAATGACGGTGCTCAACATGACCTGGACAGTAAAGGTAGCATTCAGTCCAGAGATGCTAAACATTCCAACGTGGAGCAGGATGTCTCTTTAGTGACCTTTAAACATGAAGACCAAAGTGAGCCTTCGCAAGCAAGCACCAGCATTGACCGCTGTGATTTCAGTTGTACTACTCATAAACCGTACACAGATGAGCCTTCACACATGAACGATCAGTTATCCCAGATTCACTTAGCCACGTTAGGAAACATCCAGAATATTGATGCCTGTGAGAATAAATTAAAGGAGAGCACACACAGGAATAAATCCAGTAAAAGAACAGCCGCCGACCAGGATATGCTAGCAACGCCCAGTGACGCCAGTGACAGCGACAACTCCGCGTACGACTCAGATTGCGACAATGCCATAAAGCAGTTTCACTCTGTGGTTGTAGTCCCCAAGCATTCCTCCCTGACAAAAGATGGACAAGCCTCTTCATGTACCCCTTTACGTATTTCAGAACAGCCCGGCACCCAATCGGGAAAATCTAACCAAGTTAACGCACAACAAACGCAAACCACGACAACTAGCTTTGCTGAGTCGCCTCATATCGCCGTGCTCTGTCAGTCCCAGAGCAACATGATTGATAGCACCAGTCACTCAGAAGGTTCCAACGCCATCGGCGGTCAGCTTTTCGGAGCCGATCATACCGGTGCCCAACGAAGTGCAACGGATTCAATCCCTTTGCTTGATCATTCCAGACAATGTGAGCAAAGTTTGAAGCATCGTGAGATAAGCAGTCAAGGCGAGCAGGTGCACTTGCAGTACCAACCCAACACCCTCTCTGACAATATCAACAGCAAGATGAGTTTCAGCTTGGGCTGGGATTTATCTCAACCAGAGCAGCCTACCAGCACATGCCAGCAGCCCGACAGCAGCTACGGACCACAGTTAAACACTAAAGCAACCGCAACAGATTCCAAGGAGCCAGAGCAAAGTATTCACTCCGGTACGCACCAGTTGCCAAACATGCAAACCATCAAAAGACCTTACCTCCATACGCACCACGAACATTATCAGGAACCTTTGAGTGAAATCCACCCGGACTCGCTCACGAATGACCACGATGACTACAGAGCGGAAAAGTCATCGAGTCATAATAAAGCACTAAACACTCCAGGATCAGCGAGCTCAGTGCAAGGTCCTGAAATTAGCAGCAACAGCAGGGGCCCTGCTTTACCTGAGCCACCCAGAGAGGATAATCATAGACCCCACAGAAGTAGAGGACCGCCCAAGAAAAGGCGTCCGGAGATTGAGTCAGATTCGGACAACGAGGCAGAAGCTGGACCGTCTGGAAAAAGGGAGCGTCAAGAAGATGTTGCAGTTTCTAAAGAAGTAAAAGCCGAGGTAGACCGACCATCGCTCACTCTACGCAACTTTCAAGATAGCGGCAGATGGAAAGACTTGGCCAAGATTAAAAAGATGCCCCCTTACTTTGACTTAATTGAGGAGAACAAGTACCTAACTGAGAGGTAAAGAGATGTCCAGCAACCTTTTATATTGTCAGAgtaacatttatatatatttttttattctttagagTTTGACAGATTAACTTTTTGTAACATCTCttgtagaaagaaaagcaaatctCATCGAGATATCAAGAGGATGCAATGCGAGTGTCCAGTGTTGTCGCGAGAGGACCGCGCAAAAGGAGTGATGGCGTGTGGAGAAGACTGTTTAAACCGACTCCTTATGATTGAATGGTAAGTCGCAAAGAAACACTTTTGCAGCTTAAAAGAACTTTGCTTTAGAAGTGAACATTTTGTAAACCTCGAAATCCTCAGAAAGAAGCGAGTCGCTGAGGAAATAAGTCAATACTGTTTAAGCACAGGAGGTCTCGTATTTAACATCcttaaaccatttaaaatccCTGATTTGCTTCCAGTGAGTCAAAATGaattctatatatatatgtttttatatatcttgcagaaaagaTTTTAAGGATTTCCAGAAATCTTTCAATTTTGGTGCATTGAATTTTGTTGCTTCAATATGTTtagataatttgtttttattgtaattgttAAACTACATAGTGCTCTGGATGCTACTACTGCTAAGCTAGTGTAGTTCACACTAAATCAGATAattcttttattaaatatgttgtttttatcttccttgaaaagaaaaggtgaatcTGGTGTCTGAAGGCCTTTTGCACTGAATTGTAGTTAAATTTGCATTTGTACGTCGTTTTGGATTCAAAGCGGCTGCCTAACGCACAAGCAACAAGCCAAAGTATATAACATGCATATTTTCacatcacttttattgttttctttcttcacagCTCGTCACGGTGCTTGAATGGAGCATATTGCTCTAACCGTCGCTTCCAGATGAAGCAGCACGCGGACTTCGAGGTCATCCTCACAGAAGACAAAGGCTGGGGACTGCGTGCTGCTAGAGACTTGGTTCCGTAAGAGTTCTAGCTGTTGTCTTTGTTAGATATTATTATTCgcaagatttttaaatttttttaaattttttttttagctctgtcTCATTTTGCATAgtgtcaaaaaatatataatttcctTGTTGAGTCATAATTTAATGAGACGCTTTGCTGTTGGTTGTTAAGGTCGTAGTTTGAGATCAGAACCATAactggttctgttttttttttttgtaatttcagaaACACATTTGTCCTGGAGTACTGTGGCGAGGTGTTGGACCACAAAGGGTTCAAATCAAGGGTGAAAGAATATGCTCGCAACAAGAACATCCACTACTACTTCATGGCACTAAAGAATAATGAGGTGAGCGAGGCTGTGATAGACTGTAAATGACCACCTGAATGACCGAATGAATGAAACGGTAACCTTCCTGTTGCCGCGTTGCATCTCTGCAGATCATCGATGCGACATTGAAGGGTAACTGCTCGCGATTCATGAACCACAGCTGTGAGCCAAACTGCGAGACCCAAAAGGTactgaagcaaaaacaacttttaagcaatttatttctgaaagttCTGTCGTCTGAAATGTATTCATTTCCAAAACGCTTCTCTAGTGGACAGTCAACGGCCAGCTCAGAGTCGGGTTCTTCACCACCACGGCCGTCGCTGTGGGAACTGAACTGACGTTTGATTACCAGTTTCAGAGATACGGGTGAGATTTTCCTCCAGTTGTCTTTTATGCCTGAATTGCATTTGTGGCAGATTTTAAGTCATCATCGTAGAGAGAATATTTAAGAGGGCTTCACCTTTGCTTTTTCTAATTGCTGTGCAGGAAAGAAGCgcagaaatgtttctgtggGGCCCCCAGCTGCAGAGGCTTCCTCGGTGGTGAGAACAGAGTCAGCGTTCGAGCGGCTGGAGGGAAGATGAAGAAAGACCGCAGCCGAAAGAACGCTCTCACCACGGTCAGTCTTAGCAGCGCCACGACGGCGGCATTTCTCCAATTATACTTTATTAGTACCTTTTGGAGATATGCGTGTTCactccaagaaaaaaatattttagcaatagTTCAGTGgaaccacatttttttccacaggtgGATGAGGAGCTGGAGGCGTTGCTGGAGAATGGAGAAGGCCTGTATGACGAGAAGCAGGTGGTGTCTCTGTGCAGACTGATGGTCCGAGTGGAAACCATGGAGCAGAAGCTCCTCTGCCTTAAGCTCATACAAGTACGAACCCTCAATGCGGCTTCGCCTGCGCTGTTTGTGCCCGTCCCTGAAATCCTCCCGGtgtgtttcatgtgtttttgttgttgcacagGACACCCAGAACCCATCGTGCCTGAAGCAGTTCTTGGATCATCACGGCTTGTCCTTGCTGTGGATCTTTATGGTGGAGCTCTCTGAAGCTAAAGGCAACAGCGCTAATAACAACAAACTGCAGCTAGAGGTGAGATTTATTATACGTTTTTGTTAAGACGTTTGTAACCTACAGAAGTGTTTGTACACCAAAACTTTTActcattttctcatgttataacCATCAACTTTAATGTGaatagtaaatatttttgaaaaaggaataaatggccctcaaaatgtttttaaaaaaaaacctggaatggtgtacatttttattcagccccACTGCAACCAACTTCCGCTAGTCTCCAAGTTAGTAAACAGAGACCACGTTGGTGTAAAGGACCCATTGTGACTAGCAGTTGCATAATATTCCTAATGAATGTCTACAGAGGATTAAGGCAGCAATGTGCCAGTTGCTTTCTGGGATTTTTGaagtatttgcatgttttgCCCGCCCTCAGGCCAGCTCAAGTaaacatttagaatattttgCATATATTCAATTACACACCAGCCCCAATTTGGCCTACGTTTGACCCACATGGTTAGATCAAAGCATAATAATGTAGATTTACATCCAACTGAAAATCAGAAactcatccattcatccatccattttcttccgcttatccggggtcgggtcgcgggggcagcagcttcagaagggaggcccagacttccctctccccagccacttcttccagctcctccgggagAACACCAAGGCGTttccaggccagccgagagacatagtacctccagcgtgtcctgggtcttYcccgaggcctcctcccggtgggacctgcccgaaacacctcaccagggaggcatccaggaggaggcatcctgaccagatgcccaagccacctcaactggctcctctcgacgtggaggagcagcggctctactctacagctcctggatgaccgagcttctcaccccatCTCTAAGGGAGAACCCAGCTActctgcggaggaaacccatt
Coding sequences within:
- the setd2 gene encoding histone-lysine N-methyltransferase SETD2 isoform X1: MDTLLKSELRQEGSAASVKVEGLSTSALIKSLSPRVMLSNHLLPKGTMRVNLEDQGRQKVSFSFSQTKKPLQSSFFISANSDTTVTDPHNASSQSILDKVGKNTESKTEQKQAALAPSSTPEKRSQTSASPSTRLQKNLGKMHFKKQIISVSVTEESPKADTSEEVHVSESEVNSQSDTEAPAPPPENVINDGSPKYVATESSETKEDSNLKKSPSSSGKDGESSSCTDRDSNVYKRKTRSQSDNAPPCSESDGDLTHASSSRKSEDSKSKTSSDSRVKEAKRSSSNSHAGEKEKNSSKRTETQERSSSYSKSDRDSRMPSSRSSRSDKDRRRSRTRSRSRSRGSRTSSSHSRSERSRCDRGSRSERSYYHESDRRSHRSSPRREKRRSRSRTERTRYSSDSEDDHRKTRTRTSGSSRSSNYSSSHKASQSSSYSRSEKSSKSLESPHPSETDKRTQSSKSERTSKRSSDSDSQHRCSPDLDSSSRKFSSHHRSDTSTKSSSSSTHSKSQSHDKNRKNSSGDSEGEHKTKPQSSEVNTSLLENSKDSQEKTSRPGSKQVTPSRSSIKSPRHHSQSDDMFYSPAKAPSCETTAECSPQTEREKSDSEPGEDAQGGQGDTEMVLSTEKTLQECLGKTEQVKPVLELEPENASATTSIENLKLVDVTLENVCNVKASESELNLTPTVLNSVESENSVIGKVPKPSLDATETNDEIQQNTNLEIVEPNDVLAAENQYDPQKSDLPCLEAESQLSEGQQSKDAAKKSTCTTRKSRWDIVGQDSCENDNSNRAVCAESNLSPKKVVSVKRIEFSNDGAQHDLDSKGSIQSRDAKHSNVEQDVSLVTFKHEDQSEPSQASTSIDRCDFSCTTHKPYTDEPSHMNDQLSQIHLATLGNIQNIDACENKLKESTHRNKSSKRTAADQDMLATPSDASDSDNSAYDSDCDNAIKQFHSVVVVPKHSSLTKDGQASSCTPLRISEQPGTQSGKSNQVNAQQTQTTTTSFAESPHIAVLCQSQSNMIDSTSHSEGSNAIGGQLFGADHTGAQRSATDSIPLLDHSRQCEQSLKHREISSQGEQVHLQYQPNTLSDNINSKMSFSLGWDLSQPEQPTSTCQQPDSSYGPQLNTKATATDSKEPEQSIHSGTHQLPNMQTIKRPYLHTHHEHYQEPLSEIHPDSLTNDHDDYRAEKSSSHNKALNTPGSASSVQGPEISSNSRGPALPEPPREDNHRPHRSRGPPKKRRPEIESDSDNEAEAGPSGKRERQEDVAVSKEVKAEVDRPSLTLRNFQDSGRWKDLAKIKKMPPYFDLIEENKYLTERKKSKSHRDIKRMQCECPVLSREDRAKGVMACGEDCLNRLLMIECSSRCLNGAYCSNRRFQMKQHADFEVILTEDKGWGLRAARDLVPNTFVLEYCGEVLDHKGFKSRVKEYARNKNIHYYFMALKNNEIIDATLKGNCSRFMNHSCEPNCETQKWTVNGQLRVGFFTTTAVAVGTELTFDYQFQRYGKEAQKCFCGAPSCRGFLGGENRVSVRAAGGKMKKDRSRKNALTTVDEELEALLENGEGLYDEKQVVSLCRLMVRVETMEQKLLCLKLIQDTQNPSCLKQFLDHHGLSLLWIFMVELSEAKGNSANNNKLQLEIMKTLAVLPISTKNMLEESKVLTLIQRWAQIKTLPQQAEMDGYSSENTSRAQTPLNTPDGSSAKMAPELDGDASKPAVYRRLKIISENSLDSALSDASKASDGKEDEEEEEEAENLNADPPDGASLKEEHLSEVVEPTKESVEGFGKELPRQDESETSSNSQQQPQDVDMKDEAELDSKIKETNEGPTNEAETPNVPCEEASTKNSESEKAPEKVESEGDLASVKMEEPESQSNQTVPADVPTEQLQETKDTRKEAAEEEASTEPQLGEPATEAPPNSETPEAPVHAEGTAAQVEPSVIGTPSQDEEEGVSDVESERSQEPHLSVLDISGMAARLLESWKDLKEVYRIPKKTQVEKEARDRSRDRDLALTPRTASGSREREREREKERERDRERDYDRDRDRDRDRERSRDRDRDRDRDRTADKTPRNSERRRRRSPSPPPLPYERSSRRNEERFDTPSSKTQRGAGGKERNKLSTEERRKLFEQEVAQQEAQKQQQLQQQQQQQQQQQLQTLTYDPLVYASSPGFITYPPGYPMQTFVDPTNPNAGKVLLPTPAVDPGLSYEQTSAPDLSLPSPSSTSQAAPVSNVSQHITTTNLTTANPQQYTQPAVAAQEGGVAVLSVSAPQAPQAQGQQSYATLWDPTTQQAVTVQTQPAQQYAAAPGPPQTAIYYQGQPCQTIYSIPTAYPQANAPVIQAYTEPTAGYLHGQPVYPGHQQGVVVQQGGTVTTIVTSQTVQQEMIVPNNVIDLPPPSPPKPKTIVLPPNWKAARDPEGKIYYYHIVTRQTQWDPPTWEGSSDNTSVDHESEMDLGTPTYDENPSKFSTKTAEADTSSELAKKSKETFRKEMSQFIVQCLNPYRKPDCKSGRISNTEDFKHLARKLTHGVMNKELKACNNPEDLECNENVKHKTKEYIKKYMQRFGSVYRPKEDTDVY
- the setd2 gene encoding histone-lysine N-methyltransferase SETD2 isoform X2, translating into MLSNHLLPKGTMRVNLEDQGRQKVSFSFSQTKKPLQSSFFISANSDTTVTDPHNASSQSILDKVGKNTESKTEQKQAALAPSSTPEKRSQTSASPSTRLQKNLGKMHFKKQIISVSVTEESPKADTSEEVHVSESEVNSQSDTEAPAPPPENVINDGSPKYVATESSETKEDSNLKKSPSSSGKDGESSSCTDRDSNVYKRKTRSQSDNAPPCSESDGDLTHASSSRKSEDSKSKTSSDSRVKEAKRSSSNSHAGEKEKNSSKRTETQERSSSYSKSDRDSRMPSSRSSRSDKDRRRSRTRSRSRSRGSRTSSSHSRSERSRCDRGSRSERSYYHESDRRSHRSSPRREKRRSRSRTERTRYSSDSEDDHRKTRTRTSGSSRSSNYSSSHKASQSSSYSRSEKSSKSLESPHPSETDKRTQSSKSERTSKRSSDSDSQHRCSPDLDSSSRKFSSHHRSDTSTKSSSSSTHSKSQSHDKNRKNSSGDSEGEHKTKPQSSEVNTSLLENSKDSQEKTSRPGSKQVTPSRSSIKSPRHHSQSDDMFYSPAKAPSCETTAECSPQTEREKSDSEPGEDAQGGQGDTEMVLSTEKTLQECLGKTEQVKPVLELEPENASATTSIENLKLVDVTLENVCNVKASESELNLTPTVLNSVESENSVIGKVPKPSLDATETNDEIQQNTNLEIVEPNDVLAAENQYDPQKSDLPCLEAESQLSEGQQSKDAAKKSTCTTRKSRWDIVGQDSCENDNSNRAVCAESNLSPKKVVSVKRIEFSNDGAQHDLDSKGSIQSRDAKHSNVEQDVSLVTFKHEDQSEPSQASTSIDRCDFSCTTHKPYTDEPSHMNDQLSQIHLATLGNIQNIDACENKLKESTHRNKSSKRTAADQDMLATPSDASDSDNSAYDSDCDNAIKQFHSVVVVPKHSSLTKDGQASSCTPLRISEQPGTQSGKSNQVNAQQTQTTTTSFAESPHIAVLCQSQSNMIDSTSHSEGSNAIGGQLFGADHTGAQRSATDSIPLLDHSRQCEQSLKHREISSQGEQVHLQYQPNTLSDNINSKMSFSLGWDLSQPEQPTSTCQQPDSSYGPQLNTKATATDSKEPEQSIHSGTHQLPNMQTIKRPYLHTHHEHYQEPLSEIHPDSLTNDHDDYRAEKSSSHNKALNTPGSASSVQGPEISSNSRGPALPEPPREDNHRPHRSRGPPKKRRPEIESDSDNEAEAGPSGKRERQEDVAVSKEVKAEVDRPSLTLRNFQDSGRWKDLAKIKKMPPYFDLIEENKYLTERKKSKSHRDIKRMQCECPVLSREDRAKGVMACGEDCLNRLLMIECSSRCLNGAYCSNRRFQMKQHADFEVILTEDKGWGLRAARDLVPNTFVLEYCGEVLDHKGFKSRVKEYARNKNIHYYFMALKNNEIIDATLKGNCSRFMNHSCEPNCETQKWTVNGQLRVGFFTTTAVAVGTELTFDYQFQRYGKEAQKCFCGAPSCRGFLGGENRVSVRAAGGKMKKDRSRKNALTTVDEELEALLENGEGLYDEKQVVSLCRLMVRVETMEQKLLCLKLIQDTQNPSCLKQFLDHHGLSLLWIFMVELSEAKGNSANNNKLQLEIMKTLAVLPISTKNMLEESKVLTLIQRWAQIKTLPQQAEMDGYSSENTSRAQTPLNTPDGSSAKMAPELDGDASKPAVYRRLKIISENSLDSALSDASKASDGKEDEEEEEEAENLNADPPDGASLKEEHLSEVVEPTKESVEGFGKELPRQDESETSSNSQQQPQDVDMKDEAELDSKIKETNEGPTNEAETPNVPCEEASTKNSESEKAPEKVESEGDLASVKMEEPESQSNQTVPADVPTEQLQETKDTRKEAAEEEASTEPQLGEPATEAPPNSETPEAPVHAEGTAAQVEPSVIGTPSQDEEEGVSDVESERSQEPHLSVLDISGMAARLLESWKDLKEVYRIPKKTQVEKEARDRSRDRDLALTPRTASGSREREREREKERERDRERDYDRDRDRDRDRERSRDRDRDRDRDRTADKTPRNSERRRRRSPSPPPLPYERSSRRNEERFDTPSSKTQRGAGGKERNKLSTEERRKLFEQEVAQQEAQKQQQLQQQQQQQQQQQLQTLTYDPLVYASSPGFITYPPGYPMQTFVDPTNPNAGKVLLPTPAVDPGLSYEQTSAPDLSLPSPSSTSQAAPVSNVSQHITTTNLTTANPQQYTQPAVAAQEGGVAVLSVSAPQAPQAQGQQSYATLWDPTTQQAVTVQTQPAQQYAAAPGPPQTAIYYQGQPCQTIYSIPTAYPQANAPVIQAYTEPTAGYLHGQPVYPGHQQGVVVQQGGTVTTIVTSQTVQQEMIVPNNVIDLPPPSPPKPKTIVLPPNWKAARDPEGKIYYYHIVTRQTQWDPPTWEGSSDNTSVDHESEMDLGTPTYDENPSKFSTKTAEADTSSELAKKSKETFRKEMSQFIVQCLNPYRKPDCKSGRISNTEDFKHLARKLTHGVMNKELKACNNPEDLECNENVKHKTKEYIKKYMQRFGSVYRPKEDTDVY